The following are encoded in a window of Streptomyces sp. SAT1 genomic DNA:
- the selA gene encoding L-seryl-tRNA(Sec) selenium transferase, with translation MSGPGAAGAAGPRPDGGGGDARRRVPRTDAVLRDPRLVRAAQRLGPRPVKAAVRQAQDRARHGALAPEDVPDAAVALLPPTAGGLRPVINATGVLLHTNLGRAPLSEAARRAVRDAAGPTDVELDLATGTRARRGRSALAALRARVPDAAAAHVVNNGAAALVLAATALAAGREIVISRGEMVEIGDGFRLPDLLVSTGARLREVGTTNRTDAADYAAAVGPGTGCVLKVHPSNFRVTGFTRAAQTRELAALGVPVVVDIGSGLLAPHPLLPEEPDAATELRAGAALVTASGDKLLGGPQCGLLLGDAGLVGTLARHPLARALRVDKLTLAALEATLTGPATPTETALTADAGELTRRAERLAAALRGTGVDVRAVACAAAVGGGGAPGVVLPSAALSLPEPCAAALRAGPRPVVGRVEAGRCLLDLRAVPPEDDEPLAEAVRQAEAVRRAAER, from the coding sequence CTGTCCGGCCCGGGGGCGGCGGGAGCCGCGGGCCCCCGCCCCGATGGCGGCGGCGGCGACGCACGGCGGCGCGTACCCCGCACCGACGCCGTACTGCGCGATCCCCGTCTGGTCCGGGCCGCGCAGCGGCTCGGACCGCGCCCCGTGAAGGCCGCCGTGCGGCAGGCCCAGGACCGGGCACGGCACGGCGCCCTGGCCCCCGAGGACGTACCGGACGCGGCGGTCGCGCTGCTGCCGCCCACCGCCGGGGGACTGCGCCCGGTGATCAACGCCACCGGCGTCCTGCTGCACACCAACCTCGGCCGGGCGCCCCTGTCCGAGGCGGCCCGGCGGGCGGTGCGGGACGCGGCCGGACCCACCGACGTCGAACTCGACCTGGCCACCGGCACCCGGGCCCGCCGCGGCCGTTCCGCGCTGGCCGCGCTGCGCGCCCGGGTGCCGGACGCCGCGGCGGCACACGTCGTCAACAACGGCGCCGCCGCCCTCGTCCTCGCCGCCACCGCGCTCGCCGCGGGGCGGGAGATCGTCATCAGCCGCGGCGAGATGGTGGAGATCGGCGACGGCTTCCGCCTGCCCGACCTGCTGGTCTCCACCGGCGCCCGGCTGCGCGAGGTCGGCACCACCAACCGCACGGACGCGGCCGACTACGCCGCCGCCGTCGGCCCCGGCACGGGCTGCGTCCTGAAGGTCCACCCGTCCAACTTCCGTGTCACCGGCTTCACCCGCGCCGCGCAGACCCGGGAGCTGGCGGCGCTGGGCGTCCCCGTCGTCGTCGACATCGGCTCCGGACTGCTCGCCCCGCACCCGCTGCTGCCCGAGGAGCCCGACGCGGCGACCGAGCTGCGGGCCGGAGCGGCGCTGGTCACCGCGAGCGGCGACAAACTCCTCGGCGGCCCGCAGTGCGGCCTCCTCCTCGGCGACGCCGGCCTCGTCGGCACGCTCGCCCGCCATCCCCTGGCCCGCGCCCTGCGCGTCGACAAGCTGACCCTGGCCGCGCTGGAGGCGACCCTGACGGGCCCCGCCACCCCGACCGAGACGGCTCTCACCGCCGACGCGGGCGAGCTGACGCGCCGCGCCGAACGGCTCGCCGCCGCGCTGCGCGGCACCGGGGTCGACGTCCGGGCCGTCGCCTGCGCGGCCGCGGTCGGCGGCGGCGGCGCGCCCGGAGTGGTGCTGCCCAGTGCGGCCCTGTCCCTGCCGGAGCCCTGCGCCGCCGCGCTGCGCGCCGGTCCGCGGCCCGTCGTGGGACGCGTCGAGGCCGGGCGCTGCCTGCTGGACCTGCGGGCGGTGCCGCCCGAGGACGACGAACCGCTGGCCGAGGCCGTACGACAGGCCGAGGCAGTACGCCGGGCAGCGGAAAGGTAG
- a CDS encoding SRPBCC family protein yields the protein MSEYERSRTMPAQPEHVFDQAADVGRFDAWLPEVLHVHAEDPPAVTVHEDDTGQDTAALLRTEPDQMRIEWGTREQGGYAGWLQVAGIGSGASEVTVHLSFFEDSHDPGERAARDALDSSLRRLEEQVRIRVDNAAG from the coding sequence ATGTCCGAGTACGAACGCTCCCGCACGATGCCCGCACAGCCGGAACACGTCTTCGACCAGGCCGCCGACGTCGGACGGTTCGACGCCTGGCTGCCCGAGGTCCTGCACGTGCACGCCGAGGACCCGCCCGCCGTCACCGTCCACGAGGACGACACCGGGCAGGACACCGCCGCCCTGCTGCGCACCGAGCCCGACCAGATGCGGATCGAGTGGGGCACCCGTGAGCAGGGCGGCTACGCGGGCTGGCTCCAGGTCGCCGGGATCGGCAGCGGCGCCAGCGAGGTGACCGTGCACCTGTCGTTCTTCGAGGACAGCCATGACCCCGGGGAGCGGGCCGCCCGCGACGCCCTCGACAGCAGCCTGCGGCGGCTGGAGGAGCAGGTCAGGATACGGGTGGACAACGCGGCGGGCTGA
- a CDS encoding AI-2E family transporter — translation MTDAGGAAAGRGRGRRPGDTVLGSRPAHSTRLPPRPRPERTAPAAEHPRAERTVPWLRVAAAYAWRLILVGAAVYGVFTVLGRFQLIAVAVFVALVVTSVLRPFADLLNQVLPRPLCVAAVLVLSLLVLAALLAFVGEAVAGEWGRLTNELTGGIHRIEQWLQRSPFRIGPGRLSALQNQFMSYLSAHRASLVDSAVSGLGRLVELVTAGALALFTSVFFIHSGERLWRWARDQLPAGARPVWERAGQAAWQAFAGYTRGIIIVAATNAVLVGVALFVLRVPLALPLALLEFFAAFIPLVGSPIALAVATVVALAGRGPLTALAVIVLIVVIGQLEGHVLHPLVMSWAVRLHPLVVAVSVIAGSIVAGVIGAIVAVPFVSVVWAVLQALRHRPDTT, via the coding sequence GTGACGGATGCGGGCGGTGCGGCGGCCGGGCGGGGCCGCGGGCGCCGGCCGGGCGACACGGTCCTGGGCAGCAGACCGGCGCACTCCACGAGGCTCCCGCCGCGACCACGCCCCGAGCGGACCGCCCCGGCCGCCGAGCACCCGCGCGCCGAGCGCACCGTCCCCTGGCTGCGCGTCGCCGCCGCCTACGCCTGGCGCCTCATCCTGGTCGGCGCCGCCGTCTACGGCGTCTTCACCGTGCTGGGCCGCTTCCAGCTCATCGCGGTGGCCGTGTTCGTCGCGCTGGTCGTGACCTCGGTCCTGCGCCCGTTCGCCGACCTGCTGAACCAGGTGCTGCCCCGGCCGCTGTGCGTGGCCGCCGTGCTGGTGCTCTCCCTGCTGGTGCTCGCCGCGCTGCTCGCCTTCGTGGGCGAGGCGGTGGCGGGGGAGTGGGGGCGCCTGACGAACGAGCTGACCGGCGGCATCCACCGGATCGAGCAGTGGCTCCAGCGCTCGCCGTTCCGGATCGGTCCGGGCCGGCTCTCCGCGCTCCAGAACCAGTTCATGTCCTATCTTTCCGCCCACCGGGCGAGCCTCGTGGACAGCGCGGTGAGCGGTCTGGGGCGGCTCGTCGAACTGGTCACGGCGGGCGCGCTCGCCCTGTTCACCTCGGTCTTCTTCATCCACTCCGGGGAACGCCTGTGGCGCTGGGCGCGCGATCAGCTGCCCGCCGGTGCCCGGCCGGTCTGGGAGCGGGCCGGGCAGGCGGCCTGGCAGGCCTTCGCCGGGTACACCCGCGGCATCATCATCGTGGCCGCCACCAACGCCGTCCTCGTGGGCGTCGCCCTGTTCGTGCTGCGGGTGCCCCTCGCGCTGCCGCTGGCCCTGCTGGAGTTCTTCGCGGCCTTCATCCCGCTGGTCGGCTCGCCGATCGCGCTCGCGGTGGCCACCGTGGTCGCCCTCGCCGGACGCGGCCCGCTCACCGCGCTGGCCGTGATCGTGCTCATCGTCGTCATCGGCCAGTTGGAGGGCCATGTCCTGCATCCGCTGGTGATGAGCTGGGCGGTGCGGCTGCACCCGCTGGTCGTCGCGGTCTCCGTCATCGCGGGCAGCATCGTCGCCGGGGTGATCGGCGCGATCGTCGCGGTCCCGTTCGTCTCGGTCGTCTGGGCGGTCCTCCAGGCGCTGCGGCACCGGCCGGACACGACCTAG
- a CDS encoding alpha/beta fold hydrolase, with amino-acid sequence MFTDHTAHVYPDLPLTLSASGTGRPVLILHGGGGRATVAGIAAHLSRTAHTLTPVHPGWEGTHRPAWLTGVDDLALAYLHLLHDRGLDDVLVVGSSLGGWTAAEMAVRDTAGVISGLVLVDAVGVRVPSEPVTDVFALDARGLAERSWHDPAPFLAATAGAPPGEAARRQADLATMRVLAGDPYMHDPKLLRRLGRVRTPALLVWGESDRVVTPAYGAAYAGAFADGRIEVVPRAGHLPQLEQPDATLALIEDHLRRTGSPARR; translated from the coding sequence ATGTTCACGGACCACACGGCGCACGTGTACCCCGACCTGCCCCTCACCCTCTCCGCGTCCGGCACCGGCCGCCCGGTGCTGATCCTGCACGGCGGCGGAGGCCGCGCCACCGTCGCCGGGATCGCCGCGCACCTCTCCCGCACCGCCCACACCCTCACCCCCGTCCACCCCGGCTGGGAGGGCACCCACCGGCCCGCGTGGCTGACCGGGGTCGACGACCTCGCCCTCGCCTACCTCCACCTCCTGCACGACCGCGGCCTGGACGACGTCCTGGTCGTCGGCTCCTCGCTGGGCGGCTGGACGGCCGCCGAGATGGCGGTGCGGGACACGGCCGGGGTGATCAGCGGCCTGGTCCTCGTCGACGCCGTCGGCGTCCGGGTACCGTCCGAACCCGTCACCGACGTCTTCGCCCTCGACGCCCGCGGTCTGGCCGAGCGCTCCTGGCACGACCCGGCGCCCTTCCTCGCCGCCACGGCCGGCGCACCGCCCGGAGAGGCGGCCCGGCGGCAGGCCGACCTGGCCACGATGCGTGTCCTGGCCGGCGACCCCTACATGCACGACCCCAAGCTGCTGCGCAGGCTCGGACGCGTCCGTACGCCCGCCCTGCTCGTGTGGGGGGAGAGCGACCGCGTGGTGACTCCCGCCTACGGTGCGGCGTACGCCGGTGCCTTCGCCGACGGCCGGATCGAGGTCGTGCCCCGGGCCGGCCACCTTCCGCAGCTCGAACAGCCCGACGCCACCCTCGCCCTGATCGAGGACCATCTGCGCCGGACGGGGAGCCCCGCACGCCGATGA
- a CDS encoding MarR family winged helix-turn-helix transcriptional regulator — protein sequence MDADLQTLGRAVKLAQYRQHRALDSALSAVGTTLAQWDALRAVGRTPGASARELAAATFQSEQAFGTLVGRLASQGLVERTPGRGRRIEHHLTPAGERVLASGHQVADEVLASCFAALSDDDREQLLLLLRRLTSDDGA from the coding sequence ATGGACGCCGACCTGCAGACACTCGGCCGGGCCGTCAAGCTCGCCCAGTACCGCCAGCACCGGGCGCTCGACAGCGCCCTGTCCGCGGTGGGGACGACGCTCGCCCAGTGGGACGCGCTGCGGGCGGTCGGCCGTACGCCGGGCGCCTCGGCGCGCGAGCTGGCCGCCGCCACCTTCCAGAGCGAGCAGGCCTTCGGCACGCTCGTGGGCCGGCTGGCCTCGCAGGGGCTGGTCGAGCGCACACCGGGCCGGGGCAGGCGGATCGAGCACCACCTCACCCCGGCGGGCGAGCGCGTCCTCGCCTCCGGCCACCAGGTCGCCGACGAGGTGCTGGCCTCGTGCTTCGCCGCGCTGTCCGACGACGACCGGGAGCAGTTGCTCCTGCTGCTGCGGCGCCTGACGTCGGACGACGGCGCCTGA
- a CDS encoding SAM-dependent methyltransferase, with protein MLQGDGLPQGVDPGKASVARMYDAMLGGEHNFAIDREAVAAFTAIDPQVRTLARANRAFLGRAVRFLAEAGVRQFIDLGSGIPTQGNVHEVAQAAAPGARVVYVDNDPVAVAHSEALLADNPGAAIVAGDIRRPEEILAAPRVRELIDFGQPVAVLMITILHFVTPQEDPAAIVAAFRDALPEGGWLALTHATDEDRPDTAAAVGQLYRDRATSPVTARSYDAILSLFDGFDLVDPGLVHVPLWRPGDADEIPENPSQYWVYAGVGRKAAATPAR; from the coding sequence ATGCTCCAGGGGGACGGTCTGCCGCAGGGCGTGGATCCGGGCAAGGCCAGTGTGGCCAGGATGTACGACGCCATGCTGGGCGGTGAGCACAACTTCGCCATAGACCGCGAGGCGGTGGCCGCCTTCACGGCGATCGACCCCCAGGTCCGCACCCTGGCCCGTGCCAACCGGGCCTTCCTGGGCCGCGCGGTGCGCTTCCTGGCGGAGGCGGGCGTACGCCAGTTCATCGACCTCGGCTCCGGCATCCCCACCCAGGGCAACGTCCACGAGGTCGCCCAGGCCGCCGCTCCCGGTGCCCGGGTGGTGTACGTGGACAACGACCCGGTGGCGGTCGCGCACAGCGAGGCGCTGCTCGCCGACAACCCGGGCGCGGCCATCGTCGCCGGTGACATCCGGCGCCCGGAGGAGATACTCGCCGCGCCCCGGGTGCGCGAACTCATCGACTTCGGGCAGCCGGTCGCCGTCCTGATGATCACGATCCTGCACTTCGTCACCCCGCAAGAGGACCCGGCCGCCATCGTCGCCGCGTTCCGGGACGCGCTGCCCGAGGGCGGCTGGCTCGCCCTGACCCATGCCACCGACGAGGACCGCCCGGACACCGCGGCGGCCGTCGGGCAGTTGTACCGCGACCGGGCGACGTCACCGGTCACGGCCCGCTCGTACGACGCGATCCTTTCGCTGTTCGACGGGTTCGACCTGGTGGACCCCGGCCTGGTCCATGTACCGCTGTGGCGGCCCGGCGACGCGGACGAGATCCCGGAGAACCCCTCCCAGTACTGGGTGTACGCGGGCGTGGGGCGCAAGGCGGCGGCGACGCCCGCCCGTTGA
- a CDS encoding PP2C family protein-serine/threonine phosphatase, giving the protein MHALAPGFCDAASVYLLQRWLVEEEARMAADPPQIEARRLALRIGADAAEDWEHLLPVGEVLVFPRETPYARAVASGQTQLLDGVDDHTAERLLKTGPDHMGVDALVRSASFLIVPLRLRGTAVGFIACTRGPDREPFARVEAVAVESLGSRAGVALDNARRYERERRTALAIRRSLLPDTGQSFEGCRVAHGYRPAGQDTVIGGDWYDVLPRAGRRLGMIVGDAMGHGPESAVAMIQLRTAVRTLAALDIGPSELLHRLDAVAGDTPGAPFATCMYAEWDADLNLCTFVGAGHPPPLIRGPGGPARRVSLVTPGLPLGLGTGRYEPTVLPLSEPSLVLLYSDGLVESRTRDIDQGITRLARDLDAGTEEAPEPDGPDALPSLCRRLLAGSGADDVSDDRTLLLAELTPGRR; this is encoded by the coding sequence GTGCACGCGCTGGCGCCCGGTTTCTGCGACGCGGCCTCGGTCTACCTGCTCCAGCGCTGGCTGGTGGAGGAGGAGGCGCGCATGGCCGCCGATCCGCCGCAGATCGAGGCGCGCCGCCTCGCCCTGCGGATAGGAGCGGACGCGGCCGAGGACTGGGAGCATCTGCTGCCGGTCGGCGAGGTACTGGTCTTCCCGCGCGAGACGCCGTACGCGCGGGCCGTCGCCAGCGGGCAGACGCAGCTGCTGGACGGCGTCGACGACCACACCGCCGAACGGCTGCTCAAGACCGGCCCTGACCACATGGGCGTGGACGCCCTGGTGCGCAGCGCGTCGTTCCTCATCGTCCCGCTGCGCCTGCGCGGCACGGCGGTCGGCTTCATCGCCTGCACCCGCGGCCCGGACCGCGAGCCGTTCGCGCGGGTGGAGGCCGTGGCCGTGGAGTCGCTGGGCTCCCGGGCCGGTGTCGCGCTGGACAACGCCCGGCGCTACGAGCGGGAGCGCCGCACCGCGCTGGCGATCCGGCGCAGCCTGCTCCCGGACACCGGGCAGAGTTTCGAGGGCTGCCGGGTCGCCCACGGCTACCGGCCCGCCGGGCAGGACACCGTCATCGGCGGCGACTGGTACGACGTGCTGCCCCGGGCCGGGCGCCGCCTCGGGATGATCGTGGGCGACGCGATGGGGCACGGCCCGGAGTCCGCCGTCGCCATGATCCAGCTGCGGACCGCGGTGCGGACCCTGGCGGCGCTCGACATCGGCCCCAGCGAACTGCTGCACCGGCTGGACGCCGTCGCCGGTGACACGCCCGGCGCGCCCTTCGCCACCTGCATGTACGCGGAGTGGGACGCGGATCTGAACCTGTGCACCTTCGTCGGGGCCGGTCATCCGCCGCCGCTGATCCGGGGGCCGGGCGGTCCGGCCCGGCGCGTCTCCCTCGTCACCCCGGGGCTGCCGCTGGGGCTCGGCACGGGCCGCTACGAGCCGACCGTGCTGCCGCTGTCGGAGCCCTCCCTCGTCCTGCTCTACAGCGACGGTCTGGTCGAGTCCCGTACCCGCGACATCGACCAGGGCATCACCCGGCTCGCCCGGGACCTCGACGCCGGTACCGAGGAGGCGCCGGAGCCCGACGGCCCGGACGCCCTGCCGTCGTTGTGCCGCAGGCTGCTCGCCGGTTCCGGCGCCGACGACGTCTCCGACGACCGGACGCTGCTGCTGGCCGAGCTGACGCCGGGCAGGCGCTGA
- a CDS encoding SCO6745 family protein produces the protein MSAVLARTLWERYEPVHSLVYFAPEARQAAAEAGLRGFWMGYFALRAAPLGPVGAPVVTSSFYVFPPHHVRRALPDAWELAAPADALAARQHAMDEALTRLFGRDAVTGAALTEAADLAWAAAEAADTAGRVLSAANQALDRPAQPHLRLWQALTTLREHRGDGHVAVLVSLGLGPVAAMVLKTAAGESDAGLLREIRPWEPQAWQAAEAALRARGWLDADGALTAAGAAGRADIEARTDAAAAQPWAAVGADAGARLAALLEPLAETVLRAGLIPAGNPAGLTGALWESARAATAAAGGTGG, from the coding sequence ATGAGCGCGGTACTGGCACGGACGCTGTGGGAGCGGTACGAGCCCGTCCACAGCCTGGTCTACTTCGCGCCCGAGGCGCGGCAGGCCGCCGCCGAGGCCGGTCTGCGCGGCTTCTGGATGGGCTACTTCGCGCTGCGCGCAGCCCCGCTCGGCCCGGTCGGCGCACCGGTCGTCACCAGTTCGTTCTACGTCTTCCCGCCGCACCACGTGCGCCGCGCCCTCCCGGACGCGTGGGAGCTGGCCGCCCCGGCGGACGCGCTCGCGGCCCGGCAGCACGCCATGGACGAGGCCCTGACCCGCCTGTTCGGGCGGGACGCGGTCACCGGTGCCGCCCTGACCGAGGCGGCCGACCTGGCGTGGGCGGCGGCCGAGGCGGCGGACACCGCCGGACGGGTCCTCTCCGCCGCGAACCAGGCCCTGGACCGGCCCGCGCAGCCGCATCTGCGGCTCTGGCAGGCCCTGACGACGCTGCGCGAGCACCGCGGGGACGGACATGTCGCCGTCCTGGTCTCCCTCGGTCTCGGCCCGGTCGCCGCGATGGTGCTGAAGACGGCGGCGGGCGAGTCCGACGCGGGGCTGCTGCGGGAGATCCGTCCCTGGGAGCCGCAGGCGTGGCAGGCGGCCGAGGCCGCCCTGCGAGCGCGCGGCTGGCTCGACGCGGACGGCGCCCTGACCGCGGCCGGGGCCGCCGGACGGGCCGACATCGAGGCGCGGACGGACGCGGCGGCGGCGCAGCCGTGGGCGGCCGTGGGGGCGGACGCCGGGGCGCGGCTGGCCGCGCTCCTCGAACCCCTGGCCGAGACGGTGCTGCGCGCCGGTCTGATCCCGGCCGGCAATCCCGCGGGGCTCACCGGCGCGCTCTGGGAGTCCGCGCGGGCCGCCACCGCGGCGGCCGGCGGCACCGGCGGCTGA
- a CDS encoding PP2C family protein-serine/threonine phosphatase, with product MQGEQGPGPGAADAGRAARADGFARAERAVGAIGTTLDVRRTAAELAEFLAGEFCEAATVDLFDHPRGTGRRAAGPPGALHRAAVSGRRALLAGLERVPRLDVVVQALDAGHPITASFTAAGGVSLAALSVPLLAWGRVYGVALALRTGRLFDDDETAAVHYTARVAAAHLRHAEEHEEMGEQVRRLQQVLVADPGRPHPNIELATRYLPAGRGTLVGGDWCETVRLHFGRTLLVIGDVMGHGLDAAVDMNAYRSMLRYVAAADLPPHRILRQVDATMAEERGRRPATCLLALLDPARGTATYAGAGHPPPVVFHGDGTAGPVPVPVGPPLGTGLGAYEPVGRPLLPDDTLVLFTDGLIERRGEDIDVSLARLAALRVRPGQAVSRLLDEILAGLAADRADDDVAVLAARPRHRS from the coding sequence GTGCAGGGCGAGCAGGGACCCGGACCCGGTGCGGCGGACGCGGGCCGCGCGGCCCGCGCGGACGGCTTCGCGCGGGCCGAACGCGCCGTCGGCGCGATCGGCACCACCCTGGACGTCCGCAGGACCGCCGCCGAACTGGCCGAGTTCCTCGCCGGGGAGTTCTGCGAGGCCGCCACCGTGGACCTCTTCGACCACCCGCGGGGCACCGGCCGCCGGGCGGCCGGGCCGCCCGGCGCCCTGCACCGCGCGGCCGTGTCCGGCCGCCGCGCCCTCCTCGCCGGCCTCGAACGGGTCCCGCGCCTCGACGTCGTCGTCCAGGCGCTGGACGCGGGCCATCCGATCACCGCGTCCTTCACCGCGGCCGGCGGGGTGAGCCTGGCCGCCCTGTCGGTGCCGCTGCTCGCCTGGGGCCGGGTCTACGGCGTCGCCCTCGCCCTGCGCACCGGGCGGCTCTTCGACGACGACGAGACGGCGGCGGTGCACTACACGGCACGCGTGGCGGCGGCCCATCTGCGGCACGCGGAGGAGCACGAGGAGATGGGCGAGCAGGTCCGCCGGCTCCAGCAGGTGCTGGTGGCCGACCCGGGCCGCCCGCACCCCAACATCGAACTGGCCACCCGCTATCTGCCCGCCGGCCGGGGCACGCTGGTGGGCGGCGACTGGTGCGAGACGGTACGTCTGCACTTCGGCCGGACGCTGCTGGTCATCGGCGACGTCATGGGCCACGGGCTGGACGCGGCGGTCGACATGAACGCCTACCGCTCGATGCTGCGCTACGTCGCCGCCGCCGACCTGCCGCCCCACCGCATCCTGCGCCAGGTGGACGCCACGATGGCCGAGGAGCGGGGCCGCCGCCCGGCGACCTGTCTGCTGGCGCTGCTCGACCCGGCGCGGGGCACCGCCACCTACGCGGGCGCGGGCCATCCGCCACCGGTCGTCTTCCACGGCGACGGCACCGCCGGACCCGTCCCGGTGCCGGTCGGCCCTCCGCTCGGCACCGGACTGGGCGCCTACGAGCCGGTCGGGCGGCCGCTGCTGCCCGACGACACGCTGGTCCTGTTCACCGACGGCCTCATCGAGCGGCGCGGCGAGGACATCGACGTCTCGCTCGCCCGGCTCGCCGCCCTGCGCGTCCGGCCGGGGCAGGCCGTGTCCCGGCTGCTGGACGAGATCCTGGCCGGGCTGGCGGCGGACCGGGCCGACGACGACGTCGCCGTCCTCGCGGCCCGCCCGCGCCACCGCTCCTGA
- a CDS encoding hemerythrin domain-containing protein gives MGHGGDVIQELTTDHREVEEIFAQIEALPTGDRRRKNLADQATIELVRHSVAEEMYLYPAVRRLLPDGDAIADREIDDHARAERTMKDLEGCPADEIRFDQLMGRLMREIREHVTDEERNLFPRLREAAGAGELEELGDKVRAAKRTAPTRPHPSAPDTPPGNKLLAPGAGMIDRLRDALSGRGGAG, from the coding sequence ATGGGACACGGCGGAGACGTCATCCAGGAACTGACCACCGACCACCGCGAGGTGGAGGAGATCTTCGCGCAGATCGAGGCCCTCCCCACCGGGGACCGACGGCGCAAGAACCTGGCGGACCAGGCCACCATCGAACTGGTCCGGCACTCCGTGGCCGAGGAGATGTACCTCTACCCGGCCGTACGGCGGCTCCTGCCGGACGGCGACGCGATCGCCGACCGGGAGATCGACGACCACGCGCGGGCGGAGCGCACCATGAAGGACCTGGAGGGCTGCCCGGCCGACGAGATCCGCTTCGACCAGCTCATGGGGCGCCTGATGCGCGAGATCCGCGAACACGTCACGGACGAGGAGCGGAACCTCTTCCCCCGGCTGCGCGAAGCGGCGGGCGCCGGGGAACTGGAGGAGCTCGGCGACAAGGTGCGCGCGGCGAAGCGGACCGCGCCGACCCGGCCGCATCCCTCCGCCCCGGACACGCCGCCCGGCAACAAGCTCCTGGCGCCCGGCGCGGGCATGATCGACCGGCTCAGGGACGCCCTGTCCGGGCGCGGCGGGGCCGGCTGA